The genomic stretch TGACCGCGACGGGCGCAATGTATTCATCGGTTGTTTTCAAGTCTTGCTACTTCCATGTTGCAGTTCATCATCTCCTCCAAAATTTGGCCGAAAGGTATCACAGTTCTATCTGGAGAACAAAGATGTTTACCTGAGTTCCGGCTGTTAGTTGTCACAGTAGCAGTCCTGGCTTCCCCTTTTAGGTGGATAAAGTATCTTGAAAATTAAGGTGAGCCCCATTATTCAGGGTGACCGATGTAAACCCTCTGGAAAGAAAGAAGCGATTGATTCGCTTCTCAAAGATTTAATCGTAAGAACGTACTCATTTAAAGGTCAATCTTTTGCACACTTTAAAAACTGTTCTTGTGCCCCCAGTGCCACCCTGATGTGATCAGATTATACCGATACCGACATCTCCATTAAGATCAATTATAGTGGATGATGTCTTGTGGTTCTCCATTATATCCTAGTTAGACCAGTTAAGTGTTCTCCAAAGCTTTGTGTTGAAATACAGAAACAAGAAAGACTTCCAGAAATGCATGCAGAGTATCAAGAAGCAGTTCTGCAGCCGTTTAAGAGTCGATTCTGCTTTGCTGTCCCAAATAACATGCAACTGTGACTGGCAGCAAGCATAACAACACCCCCCCCCATGAACTCATCAGATCAACAGAGATTAATCATATATCCTGGATGGACAATGTCAACAGTCCAATCTGGAGTATATAGGTTGCTAtgcttaaaaaggaaaagagaaaaagacaaataaaatctAGTTGGGATATTCGATTGGAGATCCATCTCCTCCAATGGTGAAGTAAATCAAAGAAGCTAAAGAAGACATCCTTCTGATAGAAGATAATAAAATGAACCTAAATCCTGCCAAATTGAATGTATACGTTGCATAAGTTTCATAATTGCAATTGTTACAGAACTTGTATATATTAAGTAAGAAGAAAATAGGAGCAGTGTCCACCATCTATTTGAATATCGTTCGTATGACTTTAAGTATTGCACTTAAAAGTACTATGTACAAAACAGAACTAACTAGTTCATCTTCTAGATCTTGATCCTTTGCTTGGTCTATTTCTCCTGTCCCATGCAGAGGCCCAGAAAAACAGAGACATCCAGAAAAGAACTGCAAAGAAAATCTGCACACTGTCCTGAAATCTAGATAAAGATGCTGCAACGCCTGCCCCcgatgagagagaaaaagaatgaacaTCAGGTGCAAATCAATAGGCACAAAACTGATGCTTCAGCCATAATTGCAACTCTCACAATGTCGTGATATATCTTGACAGGAAACGTAATAATGACATAGATAGATCGCAGACCAGAACTTTTCCAGCCTAAAATGTAGACTACGAGCAATCCCCTTTTTTTGGCACAATGAAGAGTAGCCCACTTCTCTGGCAAAGGATTCAAAATACAAGCCTTTTAATGTTTTTGGGGCAATTCAGCAAACGGTAATGGGACTTCATGCAAAATAAGCCCCAAGTGTCCACGCCTGCCACCCTAAAGCAAAATCCGCAAGCAGAGCGACACTACCCAAAAATCCACAAGCTGTTAAAAATTAGCGGGACAAGGACCAGCCAAGCATTGGTTGACCCTTAATTGAGACCCAAGAAGTCATGAGATTCATTCCCAGCTTTCACCCCCTCCAACTTGCCGATATAACAAAAAAGCCTGTTAAAAATTCCTCTAATGTGCGCTTCCTAAACAACTAGCCCACTTTGAAGGATGGTTAACCTTTCAATGTCTTTCCAGCAGACTCTATGATGGCTGAAGTTTTTGATTCTGATTAATCATTTCCCACCACCCCCACCTAACCTAATCAGCACCAATGAGACGAATACATCAAAAAACAAAACCTTTCCCACTTGTCAAGGTCAGAAGTCAAACATAATAGAGTACTCAAGCTCACCTTGTAATGCATCCTAATCTCCACTAATAATCAATCAAGAGATTTTACCCCAATTAGCATTTACTACGTTCAACATCTATATCATAAAAGAAAGGCCCATACAATGAGCTGTCTTCTATAATCTGCACTACTATTTTTATGTGGCCCATCATCTCACAAATGCAAGCACTATTGACAAGCATGGGCAATCATTCACATTAGAACACAAGCAACCTAATGATGATTCAATCCATACCATGCCCAAGAACATATTCAAATCGCTTTCCTATTTACAAACTAGCATGATTGACCTGAGTTATATTTAAAGACTACATTGAGCTATAATAATAACCTGCAAAATCCTCATATTCCCAGGGTAAAAGAGCGCCCTGTGCATATGAATGGGACGACTTCAAATGATTTAACTTAAGAGACCACATAATCCTAATCAACCACTGAGCTATTCCACTTATAATGCTAAAAAACTAGCTAATTGAACCCAAATTAACACAGTTGGAAATAATACTGGCCTGACCAAATATGAAACATAAATTTAAGGTCGGGATATACAGGCGCATGTTTGTTTAATAAAAGTATACGCAAAATCGAAGAATGTATACATGGGCACGTTAAGGTTAATCCAATGAAAGGAAATTTCGAGCTTATCAGAGTCAAACTGCATACTTCTGAGCCCACGAGAGCCATTTTTGGGCGGAGGACCGGACTCCGGCGGCGAGGGCGGACCACGAGCAGCCCCgaggcggtggcggcgaggcCGAGCGCTGGGGCTTAGAAGGGATGGCAGGAATGGACTGCGAAGATTGATTGGAGAAGACAAAGGGTGATTGGATTCGTAGTGGAAAGCGTAGAATCGACAGCAGGAGacggggaaggaggaggagaacatCGGAGGAACTATCGAGTTCCGTGGTGGCGCGTGAAGTGACGTCGGAGGAGAGAGAATCGGcattttctagagagagagagggggtaaTCGCCGCTcgatgaaatgaaagtttccaTTTTGTTTTGAGAGATTGGATAATCACGGATCATGGTCTTGGGCTGGGCTTGGTTGGGTGGAAGCTAAGGCCCAACACATGGGCCCAAGCAATTTCATTTTGACCCCGCTATAATGCTTGATGTCCAATTTTGTCCCCCTAGAACAGattttctctcacttttgcGTACCTCTGAGTTTCACCGATTTGGGTAATTTGAACCCTTGAAGTTTTCCGATATGTGTTGGTAGTTCGTGTACGCCACTATCGATTTgtcatctttcttttctataTTCTGATAAGCTAGTTGATGCCATATACTTTCTATAGGGCCGTCACTTGATAAATTACCTTCTTTATTATGTTTCGGGTCTATCGATAAAAATGGCCATACAAAATGGTAAGGACATAACATGATTTTCGTTCACTAAACTAGCAACTTtagtcaactttttttttttggtcaaaagtttAGTTAACGGTTTGGAGGCAAAACGGTGTGAGTCAAAATAAAACCTTAGAAAGTTTGATGAgtagacccttttttttttttctgttcaaaaAGATGAGTAAGCTTGAAGAGCGCTGCTATTGAGAATTTGAATAGTAACTATCCAAGTTGAGGGAAGGCGCAAATGATGTTGCCAAACTGATGAAGCGATGTTGTATGATGATACAGAGCGAGCAGAGACAGAAAAAGGAGGATCGTACTCTTATTGAGAACGAGCTATCTTGAAGTGGCAACATCAAGATGCGACTTCCAAAAGCCCCTCTCTGCTTTTCTCCATGAACTTTCATCTGCTCATGGCGACATGACAATGAGCCTCGCGTCCATGATCCATCCATTCGCATTCACGCCGGATTGTTTTCCGCCTCTTGATTGCTCGCCCAAAGTTTTTCAAGTAAATTGCACTAGGACGAGTAGGAATTAATACAGAGAAGCAGCTTCATTACTTAGGATATGTTCGCAGCTTTTGTGCAATTAAAGACCCCACACTAGTCTTGGAGTCGGGGACATCGACGGAATCGCGCCACAGAAGGGCCATATCCTTCCTACATAACACTAATTCCAGGTACATTCGTTTCGCTGGAGTCTAAGGATGAAAGATCTTGTCTCCACATCTGCATCTCCAGGAGAGGAGATAGTAACTATTGCCCTCATCATGTAACGGCGATGTTCTGAACCATTCTGTCCGGAAGTTGTGGCTGTGATCTTCAAGTGACGGTGTCCCGAAATGCTTCTTCTGGTAGCCTGCAACAACCAGAGTCGGCAAGCAAGGTGTGCATCCGAAGCACTTGGCCACACAATCCGGAGGCCTGGAGCCCAGAACCATCTCTCCCTGCTTCAGGCTCTCACCtaaggaaacaagaaacaaattgaaaaaaaaaaaaaaaacaccagtTGGTGAATATTAAGCATAAAAAACCCTTCAAAAGAAATCTTTGATAATATGACACGacataaaatgaaaagagaatgaGTGACCCAATTGAGAAAGGAATATGACGACCTCCTTTTTACCTGAATTTAATGGCGGAATCGTGAGACTGAAGACGAAGATAAAAGTTGCTGCAACTAACAAGGCATGTGAATGGCCAGTTGAACTATCCATCGCAGTTCACACAACTTCTAACCGTGCTGTATCTGAAAATGGAATATCGCATGTAACAATGGAGACGCAGtttttttcagagagagagagagagagagaggggggaacaGCTTCCAAAGACAATGCTTAGTGAAATGAAGCAGGAATTTATGGGAGGGAAAGGAAATatcagtagagagagagagggagagagaggggacagCTTCCAAAGACAATGCTTAGTGAAATGAAGCAGGAATTTATGGGAGGGAAAGGAAATatcagtagagagagagagagagagagagagaggggaccaGAATTGAGGGGTGTCCCCTGTGGAAGAGACACAGTTCACATACTTCACCAATGGAAAAGAAAttcaacaagaaagaaaaggaggagagaTCGGAAACTGGTGCATTTTGACTAAGTATTCAATGAACGCCTTGATTTCATTCACCTTGATCATCTTGAGACGTTGGCTCTGACCCATTTTAGCTTATCCCAAGTTCTATACTTTTGAGATCCACTTGGATGAGCAGTCCCCCTCGGTGCGTACCAAAGTTCCTGTCAGTTCATCCAGTATGTTACAAGGGTTTCGCAGCAGAGCTTGTCTTATTCACTTGGGGTTACCAACATATTCTACTAAGGGACAAATAACATGAGGATTCTGTTCTGGTTTCCTACGCTGTAATGGATCGTCTCACGTGGTCATCAATACCATTTCTTTAATCCAAAAGATACATCTTTGTACATGAAAACTGTCAATACCACCTTGACAAGCTTTATTAACAAGCCACTCATCAACGAGGGGAGAGCCGAAAATACAAGGCTGAAGCCAAACCTAAGAGCGATTTCTCAGTCTACCAAACAGACAAGGTCACTACT from Rhodamnia argentea isolate NSW1041297 chromosome 2, ASM2092103v1, whole genome shotgun sequence encodes the following:
- the LOC125313750 gene encoding uncharacterized protein LOC125313750 encodes the protein MPILSPPTSLHAPPRNSIVPPMFSSSFPVSCCRFYAFHYESNHPLSSPINLRSPFLPSLLSPSARPRRHRLGAARGPPSPPESGPPPKNGSRGLRSVAASLSRFQDSVQIFFAVLFWMSLFFWASAWDRRNRPSKGSRSRR
- the LOC115737539 gene encoding EPIDERMAL PATTERNING FACTOR-like protein 8 is translated as MDSSTGHSHALLVAATFIFVFSLTIPPLNSGESLKQGEMVLGSRPPDCVAKCFGCTPCLPTLVVAGYQKKHFGTPSLEDHSHNFRTEWFRTSPLHDEGNSYYLLSWRCRCGDKIFHP